A single window of Jaculus jaculus isolate mJacJac1 chromosome 14, mJacJac1.mat.Y.cur, whole genome shotgun sequence DNA harbors:
- the Znf606 gene encoding zinc finger protein 606 isoform X3, with translation MHGLSISVQQTLLFMEWVRNLESKALTPAQNIIKEEQSLGMKLERYICGDPWFSRLGVFGCKDQLEMYRMNQSTARKQMVFMQKQVLSQRGPEFCEFGTEYTQNLNLVPSQRVSQLEHFYKPDACIESWSCNSAIMYADKVTCENNTYDKAFCQAIQPVHPARMETGDNLLKCTDAVKSFNHIIHFGDHKEVHAGEKLYEYKECHKIFNQSPSLNEHPRLQIGEDQYDYKEYENIFYFSSFMEHQKIGTVENTYKYNEWEKVFGYDSFLTQHTSTYNVEKPYEYNECGTSFIWSSYLIQHKKSHTGDKPYECDKCGKVFRNRSALTKHERTHTGIKPYECNKCGKTFSWNSHLIVHTRIHTGEKPYVCNECGKSFNWNSHLIGHQRTHTGEKPFECTECGKSFSWSSHLIAHMRMHTGEKPFKCDECEKAFRDYSALSKHERTHSGAKPYKCTECGKSFSWSSHLIAHQRTHTGEKPYNCQECGKAFRERSALTKHEIIHSGIKPYECNKCGKSCSQMAHLVRHQRTHTGEKPYECNKCGKSFSQSCHLVAHRRIHTGEKPYKCNQCERSFNCSSHLIAHRRTHTGEKPYRCNECGKAFNESSSLIVHLRNHTGEKPYKCNHCEKAFCKNSSLIIHQRMHSGEKHFICNQCGRAFSGHSALLQHQRNHSEEKL, from the exons ATGCATGGCTTGAGTATCTCCGTTCAACAGACCCTCCTTTTCATGG AGTGGGTGAGAAATCTTGAAAGCAAAGCATTAACTCCAGCACAGAATATTATCAAGGAAGAACAGTCACTTGGCATGAAGTTAGAAAGATACATATGTGGTGATCCTTGGTTCTCCAGGTTAGGTGTTTTTGGATGTAAAGACCAATTAGAAATGTACCGCATGAACCAAAGTACAGCAAGGAAGCAAATGGTTTTCATGCAAAAACAAGTACTGTCTCAAAGAGGTCCTGAATTCTGTGAATTTGGGACAGAGTATACCCAGAATTTAAATTTGGTTCCATCTCAGAGGGTTTCTCAGTTAGAACATTTTTACAAACCAGATGCCTGTATTGAAAGTTGGAGCTGTAACTCTGCCATAATGTATGCAGATAAAGTTACTTGTGAAAATAATACTTATGATAAAGCCTTTTGCCAGGCTATTCAACCTGTTCACCCTGCAAGAATGGAAACTGgagataatcttttaaaatgtactGATGCTGTTAAGTCTTTCAATCATATAATACATTTTGGTGATCATAAAGAAGTACATGCAGGAGAAAAACTGTATGAATATAAGGAATGCCACAAAATATTTAACCAGAGCCCATCACTTAATGAACATCCAAGACTTCAAATTGGAGAAGACCAGTATGATTACAAAGAATATGAGAATATCTTTTACTTTTCATCCTTTATGGAACATCAAAAAATTGGAACTGtagaaaatacatataaatacaatGAGTGGGAGAAAGTCTTTGGGTATGACTCATTCCTTACTCAACATACAAGTACATACAATGTAGAGAAACCTTATGAGTATAATGAATGTGGAACATCTTTCATCTGGAGCTCTTACCTTATTCAACATAAAAAATCTCATACTGGAGATAAACCCTATGAATGTGATAAATGTGGAAAAGTTTTTAGGAATCGTTCAGCCCTTACTAAACATGAACGAACTCACACTGGAATAAAACCCTATGAATGTAACAAATGTGGGAAAACCTTCAGCTGGAACTCTCATCTTATTGTACACACAAGAATTCATACAGGAGAAAAACCTTACgtatgtaatgaatgtgggaaatctTTCAACTGGAATTCCCATCTTATTggacatcagagaactcatactggagagaaaccttttgagtgtactgaatgtgggaagtCTTTCAGCTGGAGCTCACATCTTATTGCACACATGAGAATgcatactggagagaaacccttTAAATGTGATGAATGTGAAAAAGCTTTTAGGGATTATTCGGCCCTTAGTAAACATGAAAGAACTCACTCTGGAGCAAAACCGTATAAATGTACCGAGTGTGGAAAGTCCTTCAGTTGGAGCTCCCATCTTATTGCTCACCAGAGAACTCACACTGGTGAGAAACCCTATAACTGTcaggaatgtgggaaagctttcaggGAACGGTCAGCCCTCACTAAGCATGAAATTATTCATTCTGGCATTAAGCCCTATGAATGTAATAAATGTGGAAAATCCTGTAGTCAAATGGCTCACCTTGTTAGACATCAAAGGACACATACTGGAGAAAAACCCTATGAATGTAATAAATGTGGGAAATCCTTCAGTCAGAGCTGTCACCTTGTTGCTCACCGGAGAATCCATACTGGTGAGAAACCCTATAAATGTAATCAGTGTGAAAGATCTTTTAACTGTAGCTCTCACCTTATTGCACACCGGAGaactcatactggagagaaaccatATAGATGTAATGAGTGTGGGAAAGCATTTAATGAGAGTTCTTCTCTGATTGTACACCTGAGAAACCATACTGGAGAAAAACCTTACAAATGTAATCATTGTGAGAAAGCATTCTGTAAGAATTCTTCCCTGATTATTCATCAGAGAATGCATAGTGGAGAGAAGCACTTTATATGTAATCAGTGTGGAAGAGCATTTAGTGGCCATTCAGCCCTACTTCAACACCAGAGAAATCACAGTGAAGAGAAACTTTAA
- the Znf606 gene encoding zinc finger protein 606 isoform X2, which yields MLETYGHLLSVGNQIAKPKVISLLEQGEEPWSLEQACPQSTCPEWVRNLESKALTPAQNIIKEEQSLGMKLERYICGDPWFSRLGVFGCKDQLEMYRMNQSTARKQMVFMQKQVLSQRGPEFCEFGTEYTQNLNLVPSQRVSQLEHFYKPDACIESWSCNSAIMYADKVTCENNTYDKAFCQAIQPVHPARMETGDNLLKCTDAVKSFNHIIHFGDHKEVHAGEKLYEYKECHKIFNQSPSLNEHPRLQIGEDQYDYKEYENIFYFSSFMEHQKIGTVENTYKYNEWEKVFGYDSFLTQHTSTYNVEKPYEYNECGTSFIWSSYLIQHKKSHTGDKPYECDKCGKVFRNRSALTKHERTHTGIKPYECNKCGKTFSWNSHLIVHTRIHTGEKPYVCNECGKSFNWNSHLIGHQRTHTGEKPFECTECGKSFSWSSHLIAHMRMHTGEKPFKCDECEKAFRDYSALSKHERTHSGAKPYKCTECGKSFSWSSHLIAHQRTHTGEKPYNCQECGKAFRERSALTKHEIIHSGIKPYECNKCGKSCSQMAHLVRHQRTHTGEKPYECNKCGKSFSQSCHLVAHRRIHTGEKPYKCNQCERSFNCSSHLIAHRRTHTGEKPYRCNECGKAFNESSSLIVHLRNHTGEKPYKCNHCEKAFCKNSSLIIHQRMHSGEKHFICNQCGRAFSGHSALLQHQRNHSEEKL from the coding sequence AGTGGGTGAGAAATCTTGAAAGCAAAGCATTAACTCCAGCACAGAATATTATCAAGGAAGAACAGTCACTTGGCATGAAGTTAGAAAGATACATATGTGGTGATCCTTGGTTCTCCAGGTTAGGTGTTTTTGGATGTAAAGACCAATTAGAAATGTACCGCATGAACCAAAGTACAGCAAGGAAGCAAATGGTTTTCATGCAAAAACAAGTACTGTCTCAAAGAGGTCCTGAATTCTGTGAATTTGGGACAGAGTATACCCAGAATTTAAATTTGGTTCCATCTCAGAGGGTTTCTCAGTTAGAACATTTTTACAAACCAGATGCCTGTATTGAAAGTTGGAGCTGTAACTCTGCCATAATGTATGCAGATAAAGTTACTTGTGAAAATAATACTTATGATAAAGCCTTTTGCCAGGCTATTCAACCTGTTCACCCTGCAAGAATGGAAACTGgagataatcttttaaaatgtactGATGCTGTTAAGTCTTTCAATCATATAATACATTTTGGTGATCATAAAGAAGTACATGCAGGAGAAAAACTGTATGAATATAAGGAATGCCACAAAATATTTAACCAGAGCCCATCACTTAATGAACATCCAAGACTTCAAATTGGAGAAGACCAGTATGATTACAAAGAATATGAGAATATCTTTTACTTTTCATCCTTTATGGAACATCAAAAAATTGGAACTGtagaaaatacatataaatacaatGAGTGGGAGAAAGTCTTTGGGTATGACTCATTCCTTACTCAACATACAAGTACATACAATGTAGAGAAACCTTATGAGTATAATGAATGTGGAACATCTTTCATCTGGAGCTCTTACCTTATTCAACATAAAAAATCTCATACTGGAGATAAACCCTATGAATGTGATAAATGTGGAAAAGTTTTTAGGAATCGTTCAGCCCTTACTAAACATGAACGAACTCACACTGGAATAAAACCCTATGAATGTAACAAATGTGGGAAAACCTTCAGCTGGAACTCTCATCTTATTGTACACACAAGAATTCATACAGGAGAAAAACCTTACgtatgtaatgaatgtgggaaatctTTCAACTGGAATTCCCATCTTATTggacatcagagaactcatactggagagaaaccttttgagtgtactgaatgtgggaagtCTTTCAGCTGGAGCTCACATCTTATTGCACACATGAGAATgcatactggagagaaacccttTAAATGTGATGAATGTGAAAAAGCTTTTAGGGATTATTCGGCCCTTAGTAAACATGAAAGAACTCACTCTGGAGCAAAACCGTATAAATGTACCGAGTGTGGAAAGTCCTTCAGTTGGAGCTCCCATCTTATTGCTCACCAGAGAACTCACACTGGTGAGAAACCCTATAACTGTcaggaatgtgggaaagctttcaggGAACGGTCAGCCCTCACTAAGCATGAAATTATTCATTCTGGCATTAAGCCCTATGAATGTAATAAATGTGGAAAATCCTGTAGTCAAATGGCTCACCTTGTTAGACATCAAAGGACACATACTGGAGAAAAACCCTATGAATGTAATAAATGTGGGAAATCCTTCAGTCAGAGCTGTCACCTTGTTGCTCACCGGAGAATCCATACTGGTGAGAAACCCTATAAATGTAATCAGTGTGAAAGATCTTTTAACTGTAGCTCTCACCTTATTGCACACCGGAGaactcatactggagagaaaccatATAGATGTAATGAGTGTGGGAAAGCATTTAATGAGAGTTCTTCTCTGATTGTACACCTGAGAAACCATACTGGAGAAAAACCTTACAAATGTAATCATTGTGAGAAAGCATTCTGTAAGAATTCTTCCCTGATTATTCATCAGAGAATGCATAGTGGAGAGAAGCACTTTATATGTAATCAGTGTGGAAGAGCATTTAGTGGCCATTCAGCCCTACTTCAACACCAGAGAAATCACAGTGAAGAGAAACTTTAA